In Methanosarcina siciliae T4/M, one genomic interval encodes:
- a CDS encoding S-layer protein domain-containing protein — MGTKKYIITLCLLLALGLLCETAAAVISNSTGDRIWDENANQSLTYTWTPQTYSGFYYDLDTGEGSEYMTIHLTAGSRSIAKNGLEYETKPIETEFEYGDWGSYQVIGFMAERYFAGYTENSSFVNEEISVISDGQLSKILIDSDDRESMYTGSSLILEEGYSLNIVEVDVSGDKVWVQLEKDGDVVDNGFLSSDSDYVYETDLGDTEDVPLIAVHLDQIFSGAETNAVFVDGIFQVSDEYVKIENGDRFEKMEISSTSSSGITMKNRDSFTLSKGDTVEIMGILSFLVADDDDIRFAPIVETSEPGTYELRGTVHDEVFDTTVWTPFNFEGFYYNIDENVSTESLTLTEDISGRSIDDETLVYSTSPALVKFEHEDWGSYEVIGFMAEKYFAGYPDDTFGNSKSVSVLSDNILAKVLIDDDNKKSMFTGSSLTLDEDYSLEIAEVDVNGDTVWVQLKKDGNVVDEGFLSSDSDYVYETDLGGAEDLPLIAVHLDQIFSGTETNAVFIEGVFQISEDYVELSQGDSFGEMELSTISSSGIRMKNEDSISLSKGNTIDLMGNVKFRVADASVLRFYPYVEVETAAQDQLEIETPDVLVVGQAAEILVTARNASVSEVELFLDDESIGTTGDDGTLTYTPTEEGSFTLSASKAGYISGTEDVDVVGAGVLKLLLSVSPETINIGDQISIKATDSVENKPVSGVDIYFGGQKVEGQTGTDGTVSYGVTAPGTYTVNATKTGYEEGETIVEVSEDKAVFEYSDFSIEPASVEGGDAVTIRVNVENTGNIAGETEVDMLVSGESVDSETVSLDAGASTIVEFSHTETEAGNYTVEVGDMSGTYEVTKSTPFVSGIATLGILAIAFVLLRKKRN, encoded by the coding sequence TTGGGGACTAAAAAATATATAATTACGTTATGTCTGCTTCTGGCACTCGGATTGCTTTGCGAAACTGCAGCTGCAGTGATTTCAAATTCAACAGGCGACCGTATCTGGGATGAAAACGCAAATCAGAGTCTCACTTATACCTGGACTCCCCAGACGTATTCAGGCTTTTACTATGATCTGGATACCGGGGAAGGTTCCGAATATATGACGATCCACCTTACCGCCGGCAGCCGGAGCATCGCAAAAAACGGGTTGGAGTATGAGACAAAACCCATAGAAACGGAATTTGAATATGGAGACTGGGGTTCCTACCAGGTCATAGGGTTTATGGCTGAGAGGTATTTTGCCGGATACACCGAAAATTCCAGCTTTGTAAATGAAGAAATAAGTGTTATTTCGGACGGGCAGCTCTCGAAGATCCTGATCGATAGTGATGACCGGGAATCCATGTATACAGGATCTTCTCTTATACTTGAAGAAGGTTATTCCCTGAACATTGTCGAGGTAGATGTCAGCGGAGATAAAGTATGGGTCCAGCTCGAAAAGGACGGGGATGTAGTGGATAACGGCTTCCTTTCTTCCGACAGTGACTATGTTTATGAAACCGATCTTGGGGATACGGAAGATGTACCCCTTATTGCAGTCCACCTTGATCAGATCTTCAGTGGTGCGGAAACCAATGCTGTTTTTGTTGATGGGATTTTCCAGGTCTCGGACGAGTATGTCAAGATCGAGAATGGGGACAGATTCGAGAAAATGGAAATTAGTTCCACATCGAGTTCCGGAATCACAATGAAAAACCGGGATTCTTTTACTCTTAGCAAGGGAGACACCGTCGAAATAATGGGGATACTCAGCTTCCTGGTTGCTGATGACGATGACATCCGCTTTGCCCCCATTGTTGAGACTTCCGAGCCCGGAACCTACGAATTGAGGGGAACGGTCCACGATGAAGTGTTTGATACGACTGTCTGGACCCCGTTCAATTTTGAAGGCTTCTATTACAATATCGATGAAAATGTCTCCACCGAGAGCCTGACTCTCACCGAAGACATCAGTGGGAGGTCAATTGATGACGAGACACTTGTTTATTCCACCAGCCCTGCCCTTGTGAAATTCGAGCACGAAGACTGGGGGAGCTATGAGGTTATTGGCTTTATGGCAGAGAAGTATTTTGCAGGCTACCCTGATGATACTTTTGGAAATTCAAAGAGCGTGAGCGTGCTTTCGGACAATATCCTCGCAAAGGTCCTGATTGATGACGATAACAAAAAATCGATGTTTACGGGCTCTTCGCTTACACTTGATGAAGATTATTCCCTGGAAATTGCGGAAGTGGACGTCAATGGAGATACCGTATGGGTGCAGCTCAAAAAGGACGGAAATGTGGTGGATGAAGGTTTCCTTTCTTCTGACAGTGACTATGTCTATGAAACCGACCTCGGGGGTGCAGAAGATCTTCCTCTCATTGCAGTTCATCTTGATCAGATCTTCAGCGGTACTGAAACCAATGCTGTGTTCATAGAAGGGGTCTTCCAGATCTCCGAAGATTATGTTGAGCTTTCCCAGGGCGATTCATTCGGTGAGATGGAACTAAGCACGATTTCCAGCTCCGGAATCAGGATGAAGAACGAAGACTCGATCTCCCTCTCAAAGGGCAATACCATTGACTTGATGGGCAACGTTAAGTTCAGGGTTGCTGACGCCTCAGTCCTGCGCTTCTACCCCTATGTCGAAGTCGAGACTGCTGCCCAGGACCAGCTGGAAATAGAAACTCCTGATGTCCTTGTGGTCGGGCAGGCGGCAGAAATCCTGGTCACGGCAAGAAACGCTTCAGTCAGTGAGGTAGAACTCTTCCTTGATGACGAGAGCATAGGGACTACAGGAGACGACGGAACTCTTACGTATACTCCAACTGAGGAAGGAAGCTTCACCCTGTCTGCAAGCAAAGCAGGGTATATTTCCGGAACTGAAGATGTGGACGTTGTAGGAGCAGGGGTCCTGAAACTGCTGCTCTCAGTCTCTCCGGAAACCATCAATATAGGAGACCAGATTAGTATAAAAGCTACCGACTCTGTCGAAAATAAGCCTGTCTCCGGAGTGGATATCTACTTTGGAGGCCAGAAGGTTGAGGGACAGACGGGCACAGACGGCACTGTATCTTACGGGGTAACCGCTCCGGGTACATACACGGTAAATGCCACAAAGACAGGTTATGAAGAAGGCGAAACTATTGTCGAGGTTTCCGAAGACAAAGCCGTTTTTGAATATTCGGACTTCTCAATCGAGCCTGCTTCTGTTGAGGGCGGAGATGCCGTTACGATTCGGGTGAATGTTGAAAACACCGGTAATATTGCAGGAGAAACTGAAGTGGACATGCTGGTTAGCGGCGAATCCGTTGATTCAGAAACTGTGAGCCTGGATGCTGGTGCAAGTACAATTGTCGAATTCTCTCATACCGAGACGGAGGCAGGAAATTATACCGTTGAGGTAGGGGACATGAGCGGGACTTACGAAGTTACGAAGTCAACTCCTTTTGTCAGCGGAATTGCAACTCTCGGAATACTCGCCATCGCATTTGTACTGCTAAGGAAGAAAAGGAACTAA
- a CDS encoding queuosine precursor transporter has protein sequence MLVWLYWIITLTIATYASVYVIKKMPENGFTVLTAFYVVYLAASQVLATRIIVFDLGFSSFFAPAAVFIYPFIAQVVDMINEVYGERKTHISIFIAFATQVLFVLFIGMVTNLSPAPFFELEDAWMSLFGLSIRITIASWVSFLVCSNLDAWVFASLKKHFLQKEKNFKHDTLINPYIWLRSSASDFVNLTLDSLIFVVIAYYGVMPVLPLVIGQLISKNVIGFLDNPWFVLYKKLLNK, from the coding sequence ATGTTAGTCTGGCTGTACTGGATTATCACTCTTACAATTGCTACTTATGCATCCGTCTATGTTATTAAAAAAATGCCTGAAAATGGTTTTACCGTGCTCACCGCTTTTTATGTGGTTTACCTTGCGGCTTCCCAGGTCCTTGCCACGCGCATTATTGTCTTTGACCTCGGCTTTTCTTCTTTCTTCGCTCCTGCGGCAGTTTTCATCTATCCTTTTATTGCTCAGGTCGTGGATATGATCAATGAAGTCTATGGGGAGAGGAAGACACATATCTCCATCTTCATTGCTTTTGCGACCCAGGTCCTGTTCGTGCTCTTCATAGGTATGGTCACAAATCTCAGTCCCGCTCCTTTCTTTGAACTGGAAGACGCCTGGATGAGCCTCTTTGGGCTGAGCATCAGGATCACAATTGCAAGCTGGGTTTCTTTTCTGGTCTGTTCGAACCTTGATGCCTGGGTTTTTGCATCCCTCAAAAAACACTTTTTACAAAAAGAAAAAAACTTCAAGCACGATACCCTGATTAACCCTTACATCTGGCTTCGCTCGAGTGCAAGCGACTTTGTTAACCTTACACTGGACTCCCTGATCTTTGTCGTTATAGCTTATTACGGGGTTATGCCTGTCCTTCCTCTGGTTATAGGGCAGCTTATCAGTAAGAATGTAATCGGTTTTCTGGATAATCCCTGGTTCGTGCTTTACAAAAAACTGCTCAACAAGTAA
- the cca gene encoding CCA tRNA nucleotidyltransferase: protein MEKDTSIPEDLKLAVLEKIKPTETERKKLTAVQEELATEVKAAAEKLCVADIFVKMVGSAARGTWLSGTHDIDVFISFPEETSRGELESRGMEIAREVAKKAEHAEDRHAEHPYLNIVFKGFDVDLVPCFRVASACQLKSAVDRTPFHNEFVKTHIKGREDDVLLMKQFMRGGGVYGSELKTQGFSGYLTELLIIHYGSFENTVKAACFWKPGKKIDIMQHSETEHDEPLIMVDPTDPKRNVAAALSLDKFCMFMDHCREFLKNPGLKFFFPPPLAPLEDREFLEKLESRKSSQLAIVFQTPDVVDDVLYPQLYKMEQAAAALLHEYDFSVIKTGVWSGKPETVIMIELISGTLPNVKKRIGPPVWVREHAEKFKAKYEGAENVFGGYIEGGKYVFEVQRKYPTAKGLLEEQLVNCSLGKHVHQSVSKGFEIVEDADVCMLRDLDFRVFLRKWV, encoded by the coding sequence ATGGAAAAAGATACAAGCATTCCAGAAGACCTGAAACTTGCCGTACTTGAAAAGATCAAACCCACGGAAACCGAAAGAAAAAAACTCACGGCAGTTCAGGAGGAACTTGCAACAGAGGTAAAAGCGGCAGCAGAGAAACTTTGTGTAGCGGATATTTTTGTAAAAATGGTCGGCTCTGCCGCAAGAGGCACCTGGCTTTCGGGTACCCATGACATTGATGTTTTTATCAGCTTCCCCGAAGAGACTTCCAGGGGAGAACTGGAGAGCAGGGGCATGGAGATTGCGCGGGAAGTGGCAAAAAAAGCAGAACATGCCGAAGACCGCCATGCTGAACACCCTTATTTGAACATTGTTTTCAAAGGCTTTGACGTTGACCTCGTCCCCTGCTTCCGGGTCGCATCCGCCTGCCAGCTCAAATCCGCAGTGGATAGGACACCCTTCCACAACGAATTCGTAAAAACCCACATCAAAGGCCGGGAAGACGATGTCCTGCTCATGAAGCAGTTCATGCGCGGAGGCGGAGTCTACGGCTCGGAGCTGAAAACACAGGGCTTTTCAGGCTATCTGACCGAACTCCTGATCATTCACTACGGCTCTTTCGAAAACACCGTAAAAGCCGCCTGCTTCTGGAAACCCGGCAAGAAAATAGACATTATGCAGCACTCGGAAACGGAGCACGACGAACCTCTGATAATGGTAGACCCGACCGACCCGAAAAGGAACGTTGCAGCAGCTCTCTCCCTTGACAAGTTCTGCATGTTCATGGATCACTGCCGGGAGTTTCTGAAAAACCCCGGACTCAAATTCTTTTTCCCGCCCCCCCTCGCGCCACTTGAAGACAGAGAATTCCTTGAGAAGCTGGAAAGCCGGAAAAGTTCCCAGCTCGCAATCGTCTTCCAAACCCCCGATGTCGTGGACGATGTCCTCTACCCTCAGCTCTACAAAATGGAACAGGCTGCAGCTGCCCTCCTGCACGAATACGATTTTTCGGTGATCAAAACCGGTGTCTGGTCAGGAAAGCCCGAAACCGTAATCATGATTGAACTGATCTCTGGCACCCTCCCCAACGTCAAGAAAAGAATCGGTCCTCCGGTCTGGGTCAGGGAACATGCCGAGAAGTTCAAAGCCAAGTACGAAGGAGCTGAAAATGTTTTCGGAGGCTATATAGAAGGCGGAAAGTATGTCTTTGAAGTCCAGAGAAAATATCCCACTGCAAAAGGGCTCCTTGAAGAACAGCTTGTAAACTGCTCCCTCGGAAAACATGTGCATCAGAGCGTCAGCAAAGGCTTTGAGATAGTAGAAGATGCAGACGTTTGCATGTTGAGAGACCTGGATTTCAGGGTTTTTTTGAGGAAATGGGTGTGA
- a CDS encoding coiled-coil domain-containing protein, whose translation MTHKGLIIRHLVFTGPNMKPAGLDFEPGSNLIYGASNTGKSFTLKSLDFMFGGKKQLPDFNERKGYEGIWLGFSLEGVGDFTLFRAISGGSYKLYDGLVKSAQIRQKVKTLSSIHNSKKDNNLSQFLLKYLELAGKLVAKNIAGEQDSLSFRNLVEILLVNETDIQIERSPIESGNSMTRTKERSVFRLLLTGTDDSSIVTNDNENTFITSKTARLEMIGEMIINVESKLAENYPNIDDLQTQLKLLDEQFKQIQIDLENAQKPIIKLVEKKRSLSVDISKISTRLEEVQLHIERFKQLEEVYLSDIERLKALEEASFILSLSSDLDCPLCGAPAEMQKHTESLRSIGEMQNASLVEIKKIELQRSDLKDTVHSLESEKEKLKAVLNDLKINLEKVEKEISLLVPDVNKSRLELGKIIEARDHARKGLSFLEQRDELFVKRKELNNLKKPSKADNPKLNLPANEVNEFCKVVSKVLKQWEFPGDCNVSFDYKTYDLRIDGKLRVDNGKGVRAIIHAAFKVALLLYCRDRELPHPGFVVLDTPLLTYRDPMKNPRLGDLTDDEKALAKTSVKERFFEHLASISPLGQIIVLENIDPPENIEDLAHVHLFYGNTGEGRYGLFPVSTNV comes from the coding sequence GTGACACACAAAGGATTGATTATTAGACATCTTGTGTTTACCGGACCTAATATGAAGCCAGCTGGCTTAGATTTCGAGCCGGGTTCAAACCTTATTTATGGAGCTTCAAATACTGGTAAGTCATTTACACTGAAATCGCTTGATTTTATGTTTGGAGGCAAAAAGCAGCTACCCGATTTTAATGAACGCAAGGGGTACGAAGGAATTTGGCTTGGTTTCTCTCTAGAAGGCGTAGGTGATTTCACCCTGTTCAGAGCAATTTCAGGAGGCTCATACAAACTCTATGATGGCCTCGTAAAATCGGCTCAAATTAGACAAAAAGTAAAAACTTTGTCTTCAATACATAATTCTAAAAAAGACAATAATTTATCTCAATTCTTATTAAAATATTTAGAACTTGCTGGGAAGCTTGTGGCCAAAAATATAGCAGGAGAACAAGATAGTCTGAGTTTTCGGAATCTTGTAGAAATCCTGTTAGTTAATGAAACGGATATTCAGATCGAAAGGTCACCTATTGAAAGCGGAAACAGTATGACTCGCACGAAAGAACGTAGCGTGTTTAGATTACTTCTCACTGGCACAGACGACAGTTCAATTGTGACTAATGATAACGAAAATACCTTCATAACATCAAAGACCGCTCGGCTTGAAATGATTGGAGAGATGATTATCAATGTCGAGTCAAAATTAGCGGAAAACTATCCGAATATCGATGATCTTCAAACCCAGCTTAAATTATTAGATGAGCAGTTCAAGCAAATTCAGATAGACCTCGAAAACGCTCAGAAGCCAATTATTAAACTAGTCGAAAAAAAAAGGTCTTTGTCGGTGGATATTTCGAAAATTAGTACAAGGCTGGAAGAAGTTCAACTTCATATAGAACGCTTTAAACAACTCGAAGAGGTTTATCTCTCTGATATTGAAAGACTAAAAGCATTAGAGGAAGCAAGTTTCATCTTGTCTCTTAGTAGTGATTTGGATTGTCCATTGTGCGGTGCACCTGCTGAAATGCAGAAACATACTGAATCATTAAGAAGTATCGGAGAGATGCAGAATGCATCACTTGTTGAAATTAAAAAAATCGAATTACAACGCTCCGACCTCAAAGATACTGTGCATAGCCTTGAATCTGAAAAAGAGAAGCTTAAAGCCGTACTTAATGATCTTAAAATTAATCTTGAGAAAGTCGAAAAGGAGATTTCTCTGCTTGTTCCAGATGTCAATAAGAGCCGTCTCGAACTTGGGAAGATCATTGAAGCTAGGGATCATGCAAGAAAAGGATTATCTTTTCTCGAACAGAGGGATGAATTATTCGTGAAGAGGAAGGAATTGAATAACCTTAAGAAACCCTCGAAAGCAGACAATCCTAAATTAAACCTTCCAGCAAATGAAGTGAATGAATTCTGCAAAGTCGTCAGCAAAGTACTCAAGCAATGGGAATTTCCTGGTGACTGCAATGTGTCATTTGATTACAAAACATATGATCTGAGAATTGATGGAAAACTACGCGTTGACAATGGTAAAGGTGTTAGGGCTATAATACATGCAGCCTTCAAGGTTGCACTTTTGTTGTATTGCCGTGATCGAGAACTTCCGCATCCAGGATTCGTGGTGCTCGATACTCCGCTATTAACTTATCGAGACCCGATGAAAAATCCAAGGTTAGGAGATTTAACAGATGATGAAAAAGCGCTCGCAAAAACTTCTGTAAAGGAGCGGTTCTTCGAACATTTAGCTTCGATATCTCCCCTAGGTCAGATCATAGTATTAGAGAACATTGATCCTCCCGAAAACATAGAGGATCTAGCTCACGTGCATTTGTTCTATGGAAACACTGGAGAGGGTCGATATGGCTTATTCCCAGTATCTACTAATGTATAA
- a CDS encoding ABC-three component system middle component 2 → MASIKDLDEPRNAVLFNSPLETGVRAVVVLNAAYPKAFDLSQITWFDHLVVHTSDIGGPMSLHPDLPSRSGELLVRRSLIEESLTLMRRLHLIDILADERGIVYQASDEAYSFVELMRSKYACDLKARSEWLAENFCNMDKEQMKKLITDKLGRWSIEFQHEAISSGSRM, encoded by the coding sequence ATGGCATCAATAAAAGATTTGGATGAACCAAGGAATGCAGTTTTATTCAATAGCCCTCTCGAGACTGGTGTGCGTGCGGTAGTTGTTCTTAATGCGGCCTATCCTAAAGCTTTTGACCTATCTCAAATTACATGGTTTGATCATCTGGTCGTCCATACAAGCGATATCGGAGGTCCAATGAGTCTTCATCCAGATCTGCCATCTCGTAGCGGTGAACTATTGGTTCGTCGGAGCTTAATTGAAGAAAGCTTAACGTTAATGCGCCGTCTACATTTAATTGATATTCTTGCTGATGAGCGTGGAATTGTTTATCAAGCCAGTGATGAAGCGTACTCTTTTGTTGAGTTGATGCGCTCTAAATACGCCTGTGATTTAAAAGCAAGGTCAGAGTGGCTCGCAGAAAATTTCTGTAATATGGATAAAGAACAAATGAAGAAGTTAATTACAGACAAATTAGGCAGATGGAGTATAGAATTTCAGCATGAAGCAATATCTTCGGGGTCTCGAATGTGA
- a CDS encoding ABC-three component system protein, with amino-acid sequence MKSNYDRQILALNDAELEKFVNDWISCKAKGYFEVARFSGAGDLGRDVVGFLSKKKHEGPWHNYQCKQYGRKLPTETAILEIGKILYYANKEEFSVPERYFFVAPRGVNRNLEKLIYNPSRFKTKLIDGWDQYCSTKIIDGSEIPLDGDLKAFICAFDFSTVERLTLDNILKDACINPVLHKWFGEELGPAPKGQTPAEVQDSELPYIKQLVGVYSQRCGRTFVDYKEVEKHHEYNVHLLLQRERFYDADAFKRFYRDNTEPDVLDSFEKDIYHGVIDTFNAEHKDFLARVNAVMTQASNVQVAGPLAKYARVPVKQGVCHHLANEGDLIKWHQ; translated from the coding sequence ATGAAAAGTAATTATGATCGACAGATTCTTGCCTTGAATGACGCAGAGTTAGAGAAATTCGTCAATGATTGGATTAGTTGCAAGGCTAAGGGTTACTTTGAAGTTGCTAGATTCTCTGGTGCTGGTGATTTGGGGCGAGATGTAGTCGGATTTCTTTCAAAAAAAAAGCACGAAGGGCCTTGGCATAACTATCAATGCAAACAGTATGGAAGGAAACTTCCTACGGAAACAGCTATTCTGGAAATTGGCAAAATACTTTATTACGCGAACAAAGAAGAATTTTCAGTTCCTGAAAGATATTTCTTTGTTGCTCCACGCGGTGTGAACCGGAATCTTGAAAAACTCATTTACAATCCCAGTCGGTTTAAGACAAAACTAATTGATGGGTGGGATCAGTACTGTTCTACAAAAATAATTGATGGTTCGGAGATCCCTCTTGATGGTGACCTAAAGGCATTCATATGTGCCTTCGATTTTTCGACTGTTGAACGTTTAACTCTTGATAATATCCTGAAAGACGCTTGCATTAATCCTGTGCTTCATAAATGGTTTGGTGAGGAACTAGGACCAGCACCCAAGGGTCAGACACCGGCAGAAGTTCAGGATTCAGAACTTCCTTACATAAAGCAGCTTGTCGGCGTATATAGCCAGCGGTGTGGACGAACTTTTGTTGACTATAAAGAGGTTGAAAAACATCATGAATATAATGTCCACCTGTTACTGCAACGTGAACGCTTTTATGACGCTGATGCATTTAAGCGATTTTATCGCGATAACACGGAGCCAGATGTTCTCGACTCGTTTGAAAAAGATATTTACCACGGGGTCATCGACACGTTTAATGCTGAACATAAAGATTTTCTAGCCCGCGTAAACGCTGTCATGACGCAGGCTTCAAACGTGCAGGTAGCTGGGCCACTTGCTAAGTATGCACGTGTTCCGGTCAAGCAAGGTGTTTGTCATCATTTAGCAAACGAGGGTGATTTAATAAAATGGCATCAATAA